A window from Glaciimonas sp. PCH181 encodes these proteins:
- a CDS encoding 5-(carboxyamino)imidazole ribonucleotide synthase, with protein sequence MSSAQHVTSATTATAAVVIADDASLTAFVPTTTPATWLGVMGGGQLGRMFAHAAQSMGYKVAVLEPAEDCPASHVADRHVLADYDDEVALAELASLCVAVTTEFENVSHHSLAFLADSIFIAPKAACVSIAQDRVAEKEFFTQCSPQSNVFPAPYKVIASDSDIDSVPADLLPGILKTVRLGYDGKGQARVRTLDELRSAYAEMNGVQCILEKMLPLAYEVSVLVARGADGAAVVYPIAENVHRDGILFTTTVPGPNVGADAAKRAQDAALALVGQLGYVGVLCIEFFVLADGSLVVNEMAPRPHNSGHYTIDACITSQFAQQVRAMARMPLGDTRQHSPAVMLNILGDVWFPDDSDQVREPAWDQITALPGAALHLYGKAEARRARKMGHITFVAPTLAEAQVQLALACGILGIALA encoded by the coding sequence ATGAGTAGCGCGCAACACGTAACATCCGCAACAACCGCAACAGCCGCTGTCGTGATAGCTGACGACGCTTCATTGACCGCCTTCGTCCCCACCACAACGCCAGCAACCTGGTTAGGCGTGATGGGCGGCGGTCAGTTGGGCCGCATGTTTGCGCATGCCGCGCAATCGATGGGCTATAAAGTCGCTGTGCTGGAGCCAGCAGAAGATTGCCCTGCATCGCACGTTGCTGACCGGCACGTTCTGGCTGACTACGATGATGAAGTCGCCTTAGCCGAGTTGGCGTCGTTGTGCGTGGCTGTTACCACCGAGTTTGAAAATGTCTCGCACCACAGTCTGGCATTTTTGGCCGACAGTATTTTCATCGCGCCCAAAGCGGCTTGCGTCTCCATTGCGCAAGACCGTGTCGCCGAAAAAGAATTTTTCACGCAATGCAGTCCGCAATCCAACGTCTTTCCAGCGCCCTATAAAGTCATCGCATCGGATAGCGATATCGACAGCGTGCCTGCGGACTTACTGCCCGGTATATTGAAAACCGTGCGTTTGGGATATGACGGCAAAGGGCAGGCGCGCGTGCGCACGCTGGATGAATTGCGCAGTGCGTATGCCGAGATGAACGGTGTGCAATGCATTCTTGAAAAAATGCTGCCGCTGGCTTACGAAGTATCGGTACTAGTCGCGCGTGGTGCTGACGGTGCGGCCGTCGTGTATCCGATAGCAGAAAACGTGCACCGCGACGGTATTTTGTTTACGACCACTGTACCGGGACCGAATGTTGGCGCCGATGCGGCTAAACGCGCACAAGATGCTGCACTGGCGCTCGTCGGCCAACTGGGCTATGTCGGCGTCCTGTGCATCGAATTTTTTGTGCTGGCGGATGGTTCGCTAGTGGTCAACGAAATGGCCCCACGTCCGCACAATAGCGGGCATTACACGATCGACGCTTGTATTACCAGTCAGTTTGCCCAGCAGGTACGGGCGATGGCGCGCATGCCGCTGGGCGATACGCGTCAGCATTCTCCTGCTGTCATGCTGAATATTCTGGGCGATGTCTGGTTCCCTGATGATAGCGATCAAGTGCGCGAACCAGCCTGGGATCAGATCACCGCTTTACCCGGTGCTGCGCTGCATTTGTACGGCAAAGCCGAAGCGCGTCGTGCCCGCAAAATGGGGCACATCACTTTTGTCGCACCTACGCTGGCAGAAGCGCAGGTGCAGCTCGCCCTCGCTTGCGGCATTCTTGGTATTGCTTTGGCATGA
- the purE gene encoding 5-(carboxyamino)imidazole ribonucleotide mutase: MRASQQNTPLIGVVMGSSSDWDVMQHAVAILVEFGVEHEAQVISAHRMPDQMFAYAETARERGLRAIIAGAGGAAHLPGMIAAKTIVPVLGVPVPSKYLRGEDSLLSIVQMPKGIPVATYAIGEAGAANAALSAIAMLACTDDVLAEKLLAYRARQTQMALDMKLPPV, encoded by the coding sequence ATGCGTGCAAGCCAACAAAATACACCGCTGATCGGCGTAGTCATGGGCTCGTCCTCTGACTGGGATGTGATGCAACACGCGGTCGCCATACTGGTTGAATTCGGTGTGGAACATGAAGCGCAGGTCATTTCTGCGCATCGCATGCCTGATCAGATGTTCGCTTATGCCGAGACCGCCCGTGAACGCGGTTTGCGGGCGATTATTGCCGGTGCTGGCGGTGCCGCCCATTTGCCCGGCATGATCGCTGCTAAAACCATCGTGCCTGTTTTAGGTGTGCCGGTGCCGTCGAAGTATTTGCGCGGCGAGGATTCGTTGCTGTCGATTGTGCAGATGCCCAAAGGCATTCCGGTTGCGACCTATGCGATTGGCGAAGCGGGCGCGGCAAACGCTGCATTGTCGGCGATAGCGATGCTGGCTTGCACCGATGATGTGTTGGCCGAAAAGCTGCTGGCGTATCGCGCCAGACAGACCCAGATGGCACTTGATATGAAATTACCTCCTGTATGA
- a CDS encoding phosphoribosylaminoimidazolesuccinocarboxamide synthase has translation MTSLYKSSITSLPLLGTGKVRDNYAVGTDKILILTTDRLSAFDVVMNEPIPGKGKVLNQMSDFWFEKLSAIVPNHLTGIAPESVVAPEEVEQVRGRAVVAKRLEPIMVEAVVRGYIIGSGWKDYQATGAVCGVTLPVGLQQAAKLDEPIFTPAAKAEMGHHDENISYDDMERRIGTELSATIRDISIQLYKTAADYAATRGIIIADTKFEFGLDQHGKLHLMDEVLTADSSRFWPAESYAVGISPPSFDKQFVRDYLETITSWDKTAPAPTLPADVIEKTGAKYREALESLTGEKLKD, from the coding sequence ATGACTAGTCTTTACAAATCTTCTATTACTTCTTTGCCGCTGCTGGGTACTGGCAAAGTGCGCGACAACTATGCTGTCGGCACCGACAAAATTCTGATACTGACCACCGACCGTTTGTCTGCGTTCGATGTCGTTATGAATGAGCCGATTCCGGGCAAGGGCAAAGTATTGAATCAGATGAGTGATTTCTGGTTTGAGAAGCTGTCAGCTATTGTGCCAAATCATCTGACCGGGATTGCTCCGGAAAGCGTGGTTGCACCAGAAGAAGTCGAGCAGGTCCGTGGCCGTGCGGTGGTTGCGAAACGTCTGGAGCCAATCATGGTCGAGGCGGTAGTACGCGGCTATATCATCGGTTCGGGATGGAAAGATTATCAGGCGACTGGCGCAGTATGTGGCGTGACGTTGCCAGTGGGTTTGCAACAAGCCGCCAAGCTCGATGAGCCGATTTTTACACCAGCGGCCAAAGCCGAAATGGGCCATCACGACGAGAACATCAGTTACGACGACATGGAACGCCGGATCGGCACTGAGCTCTCCGCCACCATTCGCGATATCAGTATTCAGTTATACAAAACCGCTGCCGATTACGCAGCGACACGCGGCATTATCATTGCCGACACCAAGTTTGAATTCGGCCTCGATCAGCATGGCAAGCTGCATTTGATGGACGAAGTATTGACCGCCGATTCATCACGTTTCTGGCCCGCAGAAAGCTATGCCGTTGGTATTTCTCCGCCGTCATTCGATAAGCAATTTGTGCGTGATTATCTGGAAACGATTACCAGCTGGGATAAAACAGCCCCAGCACCGACGTTACCGGCCGACGTGATCGAGAAAACCGGTGCCAAGTATCGTGAAGCATTAGAAAGCCTGACTGGTGAGAAACTGAAGGATTAA
- the fba gene encoding class II fructose-bisphosphate aldolase (catalyzes the reversible aldol condensation of dihydroxyacetonephosphate and glyceraldehyde 3-phosphate in the Calvin cycle, glycolysis, and/or gluconeogenesis), with protein MPLVSMRQLLDHAAENSYGLPAFNVNNLEQVTAIMEAADEVGAPVIMQASAGARKYAGEAFLRHLIEAAVEAYPHIPVVMHQDHGQTPAVCMAAIRSGFTSVMMDGSLNEDGKTVASYEYNIEVSRKVVEFSHAIGVTVEAELGVLGSLETMMGDKEDGHGADGKMTREQLLTDVAQAADFVQRTQCDALAIAIGTSHGAYKFSRKPTGDILAIERIKEIHVRIPNTHLVMHGSSSVPQELLAEIREFGGDMKETYGVPVEEIQEGIRHGVRKINIDTDIRLAMTGAIRRYLMENPSKFDPRDYLKPAREAAKAVVKARFLAFGCEGQAAKIKPLSLEKIAQKYKKGELAQIVQ; from the coding sequence ATGCCTCTCGTATCCATGCGCCAACTGCTGGACCATGCAGCTGAAAATAGTTATGGCCTGCCGGCATTCAATGTCAACAATCTAGAGCAAGTTACGGCCATCATGGAAGCCGCCGATGAAGTCGGTGCGCCGGTCATCATGCAAGCGTCGGCGGGTGCCCGTAAATATGCTGGCGAAGCATTTTTGCGTCATCTGATTGAAGCCGCAGTCGAAGCCTATCCCCACATTCCGGTGGTTATGCATCAGGATCACGGCCAGACCCCAGCGGTTTGTATGGCAGCGATTCGTTCGGGCTTTACCTCGGTGATGATGGACGGTTCGTTGAATGAAGACGGCAAGACGGTCGCCAGCTACGAATACAACATCGAAGTATCGCGCAAGGTGGTGGAGTTTTCCCACGCGATTGGTGTCACGGTAGAAGCGGAACTGGGCGTGCTCGGTTCGTTGGAAACCATGATGGGCGACAAAGAAGACGGTCACGGTGCCGATGGCAAAATGACCCGCGAACAGTTGCTGACCGATGTCGCGCAAGCCGCCGATTTCGTACAAAGAACCCAATGCGACGCACTGGCAATTGCAATCGGTACTTCACACGGCGCGTACAAGTTTTCACGCAAGCCTACTGGTGATATTCTGGCGATTGAGCGGATCAAGGAAATTCATGTACGTATCCCGAACACGCATCTGGTGATGCACGGTTCGTCATCCGTACCGCAAGAATTGCTGGCTGAAATCCGCGAATTTGGCGGCGACATGAAAGAAACCTACGGCGTGCCTGTGGAAGAAATTCAAGAAGGTATTCGTCACGGCGTACGCAAGATTAATATCGATACCGATATTCGTCTGGCAATGACCGGCGCGATCCGTCGTTATTTGATGGAAAATCCAAGCAAGTTTGATCCACGCGATTACCTGAAACCAGCACGCGAAGCTGCTAAGGCAGTCGTTAAAGCACGTTTTCTGGCGTTTGGTTGCGAAGGTCAGGCAGCAAAGATCAAGCCATTGTCGCTGGAAAAAATTGCACAGAAATACAAAAAAGGCGAACTAGCGCAAATCGTGCAATAA
- the pyk gene encoding pyruvate kinase — protein MQRATKIVATIGPASSDAETLTRMFNAGVDVVRLNFSHGKSQDHIDRAMLVREIAAKCGRQVAIMADLQGPKIRVGKFEHGKIELVNGAKFVLDSDCELGNQERAGLDYKALPRDLKIADVLLLNDGLIVLVVERIIGNEIHTVVKVGGELSNNKGINRQGGGLSAPALTSKDMEDIKTAMSFQADYVAVSFPKNATDMEMARQLANVAGEAYDHKPMMIAKIERAEAIPVLQSILDASDGIMVARGDLAVEVGNAAVPALQKRMIKMARASNKLTITATQMMESMIVNAVPTRAEVSDVANAVLDGTDAVMTSAETASGRYPVETVEAMAAICLEAEKSEDCKLDADFLNVTFTRIDQSIAYGALFTAHHLRVKAIAALTESGSTALWMSRHNIDIPIFAITPSVQTRRKAALYRNVTSLELAKSTDREAVLRAAQNLLVAQGVVQPGDLVVVTWGEPMGQIGGTNAFKIMKIGEY, from the coding sequence ATGCAAAGAGCTACGAAGATAGTTGCCACCATTGGACCAGCATCAAGCGACGCTGAAACATTAACGCGGATGTTTAATGCTGGCGTTGATGTCGTGCGGTTGAATTTTTCACATGGCAAGTCGCAGGATCATATCGATCGCGCCATGCTGGTACGTGAAATAGCGGCCAAATGTGGGCGTCAGGTGGCGATCATGGCTGACCTGCAAGGACCTAAAATCCGCGTTGGTAAATTTGAACATGGCAAGATCGAACTAGTGAATGGTGCGAAATTTGTACTCGATTCCGATTGCGAACTCGGCAATCAGGAACGCGCTGGACTTGATTACAAAGCTTTGCCGCGTGACTTGAAGATCGCCGATGTTTTATTGCTGAATGATGGTCTGATTGTGTTGGTGGTAGAGCGCATTATCGGTAACGAAATACACACCGTCGTTAAAGTCGGTGGCGAGTTGTCGAATAATAAAGGCATTAACCGTCAGGGCGGCGGCCTGTCTGCGCCAGCGCTGACGTCGAAAGACATGGAAGACATCAAGACTGCGATGAGTTTTCAGGCGGATTATGTCGCGGTGTCGTTTCCAAAAAATGCCACCGATATGGAAATGGCGCGGCAATTGGCAAACGTTGCTGGCGAAGCCTACGATCACAAACCTATGATGATCGCCAAGATCGAACGCGCTGAAGCGATTCCGGTTTTGCAATCGATTCTGGACGCGTCCGACGGCATCATGGTCGCGCGTGGCGATCTGGCGGTAGAAGTCGGCAACGCGGCTGTGCCAGCATTGCAAAAACGCATGATCAAGATGGCGCGGGCATCGAATAAATTGACGATTACGGCGACCCAGATGATGGAATCGATGATCGTCAACGCCGTTCCGACCCGGGCCGAAGTATCCGACGTGGCAAATGCCGTGCTGGATGGTACAGATGCTGTCATGACCTCGGCAGAAACCGCGTCCGGTCGTTATCCGGTTGAGACCGTCGAAGCGATGGCCGCGATCTGTTTGGAAGCTGAAAAGTCGGAAGATTGCAAACTCGACGCAGATTTTCTGAATGTGACGTTTACCCGCATTGACCAATCAATTGCTTATGGCGCGCTATTTACCGCGCATCATTTGCGCGTGAAGGCGATTGCGGCGCTGACGGAATCCGGCTCGACGGCCCTGTGGATGAGCCGCCACAATATCGATATCCCTATTTTTGCTATCACCCCTAGCGTGCAGACGCGCCGTAAGGCTGCGCTGTATCGCAACGTTACTTCACTCGAACTTGCCAAATCAACCGACCGCGAAGCTGTGTTGCGCGCCGCGCAGAATTTGTTGGTGGCGCAGGGTGTGGTGCAGCCGGGTGATTTAGTCGTTGTGACCTGGGGCGAGCCGATGGGGCAAATCGGCGGCACCAACGCGTTCAAGATCATGAAGATTGGTGAATATTGA
- a CDS encoding phosphoglycerate kinase — protein sequence MKFNRLSDLIAQDQLQGKRVFIRADLNVPQNNNGSISEDTRIRASIPAIRQALDAGAAVMVTSHLGRPTEGDFQPADTLAPIAVRMSELLDQTVELRQNWLDGVEIAPGQVVLLENCRVNKGEKKNDDALAQKMAALCDIYVNDAFGTSHRAEATTHGIAKFAPIACAGPLLAAELDALGKALNQPARPLVAIVAGSKVSSKLTILKALADKVDNLIVGGGIANTFLLAAGFKIGKSLAEVDLIGEAKAIIDMMAKRGASVPIPVDVVCSKEFSAAATATVKDVKDVEDDDMILDIGPKTAAILAAQIAQAGTIVWNGPVGVFEFDQFGEGTKVLAHAIADSKGFSIAGGGDTLAAIAKYKIADKIGYISTGGGAFLEFLEGRTLPAVEILQQRASQ from the coding sequence ATGAAATTTAATCGACTGAGCGACTTGATCGCGCAAGACCAACTGCAAGGCAAGCGTGTATTTATCCGCGCCGACCTGAATGTGCCACAAAACAACAACGGTAGTATCTCTGAAGATACCCGCATCCGCGCCTCAATCCCAGCGATCCGTCAGGCACTCGATGCTGGCGCTGCGGTGATGGTGACTTCGCATCTGGGCCGTCCGACAGAAGGTGACTTTCAACCCGCCGATACCTTGGCGCCGATTGCGGTTCGTATGTCAGAGCTGCTGGATCAAACGGTAGAGCTACGCCAAAACTGGCTGGACGGCGTTGAAATCGCGCCGGGCCAAGTTGTATTGCTGGAAAATTGTCGCGTTAACAAAGGCGAGAAAAAGAACGACGATGCGTTGGCGCAAAAGATGGCCGCGCTCTGCGATATCTACGTCAACGATGCGTTTGGTACATCTCACCGCGCCGAAGCCACGACCCACGGGATTGCCAAGTTTGCGCCTATCGCTTGCGCCGGACCTTTGCTGGCCGCCGAGTTGGATGCGTTAGGTAAAGCACTGAATCAGCCAGCGCGTCCGCTGGTGGCGATTGTTGCCGGTTCCAAAGTATCCAGCAAATTAACTATATTAAAAGCGCTGGCCGACAAGGTCGATAATCTGATCGTCGGCGGCGGGATTGCGAACACATTTTTGCTGGCAGCCGGTTTTAAAATCGGCAAATCGCTGGCAGAAGTCGATTTGATTGGCGAAGCCAAGGCGATTATCGACATGATGGCCAAGCGTGGCGCATCGGTGCCGATTCCGGTGGATGTGGTTTGTTCGAAAGAATTTTCGGCAGCCGCGACCGCCACGGTCAAAGACGTCAAAGACGTTGAAGACGACGACATGATTCTGGATATCGGCCCTAAAACAGCAGCGATTCTGGCGGCGCAAATTGCGCAGGCCGGCACGATCGTGTGGAACGGACCGGTTGGTGTATTTGAATTTGACCAGTTTGGCGAAGGCACAAAAGTGCTGGCGCATGCGATTGCCGACTCAAAAGGATTCTCGATTGCCGGTGGCGGAGACACATTGGCAGCGATTGCGAAATACAAGATTGCCGACAAAATTGGCTATATCTCCACCGGCGGTGGCGCATTTCTGGAATTTTTGGAAGGCCGGACTTTGCCTGCGGTGGAGATTTTGCAACAACGTGCTTCACAGTAA
- a CDS encoding AzlD domain-containing protein produces MNELDIWIVIGCMVLATLVTRCPFFLLGHAVKLPPKVQHALRYAPAAALAAIVIPDLALTGGVIHLSMDNPRLLAGIGAVVFFLWTRRMLATLVLGMGLFTVLRLAV; encoded by the coding sequence ATGAACGAACTGGACATCTGGATAGTCATCGGTTGTATGGTTTTAGCCACACTGGTGACGCGTTGCCCATTTTTTTTACTCGGTCATGCCGTTAAGTTGCCGCCCAAAGTGCAACACGCATTACGGTACGCGCCCGCCGCAGCGCTGGCAGCCATCGTGATACCGGATTTGGCGCTGACCGGTGGTGTTATCCACCTCAGCATGGACAATCCACGGCTGTTGGCGGGGATCGGCGCGGTGGTTTTCTTTTTATGGACGCGGCGCATGCTGGCAACACTGGTACTCGGCATGGGCTTGTTTACCGTTCTACGTCTGGCTGTGTAG
- a CDS encoding AzlC family ABC transporter permease — MNQQQDKRTQPPKSPALSQRSATQLTDVIDLAETANIEPASIAAAMDQVQKRAYRHALKVVSPSLAGIAAWGAVSGMAMVKSGLTLWHALGMSIFVYAGSAQLVVLPLIAAQVPILVIFLTATIVNLRFLIFGAAIGPHFAHLPWHLRLWNGYLNSDLAMGYFPQRYPLGGAHPVPEKLAFFSGISHASWIAWQGGSIVGIFLSGYIPTSWGIGFAGTLALLTVMVPMTINTSALVGVIVSGTVAVLAFGLPYRLGLLLAVILGMIAAVMADSWSEKRQTERLSGIAPSLNTDISANREDRS, encoded by the coding sequence ATGAATCAGCAGCAAGATAAGCGAACTCAGCCACCTAAGTCACCGGCTTTGTCGCAACGTAGCGCGACCCAACTTACCGACGTCATTGACCTCGCCGAGACCGCTAACATCGAGCCGGCGTCCATCGCCGCAGCCATGGATCAAGTCCAAAAACGCGCTTATCGTCATGCTTTGAAGGTTGTTTCGCCCTCTTTGGCCGGTATTGCCGCCTGGGGAGCAGTGTCCGGGATGGCGATGGTGAAGTCAGGGTTGACGCTGTGGCATGCGCTCGGTATGTCGATTTTTGTCTATGCAGGCTCGGCGCAATTAGTTGTATTGCCGTTGATTGCCGCGCAAGTACCGATTCTGGTGATTTTCTTAACCGCGACTATCGTGAATTTGCGCTTTCTGATCTTCGGCGCAGCAATCGGGCCGCATTTTGCCCATCTGCCGTGGCACTTGCGGCTATGGAATGGCTATCTCAATTCCGATCTGGCGATGGGCTATTTTCCCCAGCGTTATCCTCTGGGAGGCGCGCATCCCGTCCCTGAAAAACTGGCCTTTTTTTCTGGCATTAGCCATGCTAGCTGGATCGCCTGGCAAGGAGGTTCGATCGTCGGTATTTTCCTGTCTGGCTATATTCCGACAAGTTGGGGCATCGGCTTTGCCGGAACGTTGGCGTTGCTAACGGTAATGGTCCCGATGACGATTAATACCTCCGCGCTGGTGGGCGTCATCGTGTCCGGGACAGTTGCTGTGCTGGCATTTGGGCTGCCTTATCGACTTGGCCTGTTATTGGCCGTGATACTGGGCATGATTGCGGCGGTGATGGCCGATAGTTGGAGCGAAAAGCGGCAAACAGAGAGGTTATCGGGCATCGCCCCATCTTTGAATACAGATATAAGCGCTAATAGGGAAGACCGATCATGA
- a CDS encoding branched-chain amino acid transaminase yields the protein MSMADRDGKIWKDGQLVDWRDATVHVLTHSLHYGMAVFEGVRAYKTDKGPAIFRLREHTQRLLNSAKIFQMQVPYDLETLIDAQIQVVRENKLESCYMRPLIWIGSEKMGIAARDNTIHVAIAAWPWGAYLGEDGLAKGIRVKTSSFSRHHVNVSMVRAKASGYYINSILANQEALTDGYDEALLLDTDGYVSEGSGENVFIVKNGKIYTPDLASCLDGITRDAVLTMARDNGIEVIEKRITRDEVYCCDEAFFTGTAAEITPIRELDNRTIGEGKRGPITEKIQSLFFQVVAGKSSKYQEWLTVV from the coding sequence ATGTCCATGGCAGACCGCGACGGAAAAATTTGGAAAGATGGTCAACTAGTCGATTGGCGTGACGCCACCGTTCATGTGCTCACCCATTCGCTACATTACGGCATGGCGGTCTTTGAAGGCGTGCGCGCCTACAAAACTGACAAAGGACCAGCGATTTTTCGCTTAAGAGAGCATACCCAACGCCTGTTGAACTCTGCCAAAATTTTCCAGATGCAGGTTCCGTATGATCTGGAAACACTGATCGATGCGCAAATTCAGGTGGTCCGCGAGAACAAGCTGGAATCCTGCTACATGCGTCCGCTGATCTGGATCGGCTCGGAAAAAATGGGCATCGCCGCCCGCGACAATACGATTCACGTCGCCATCGCCGCCTGGCCATGGGGCGCTTATCTGGGTGAAGACGGTCTGGCGAAGGGTATCCGCGTTAAAACGTCATCATTCAGCCGCCATCACGTGAACGTGTCGATGGTGCGCGCAAAAGCCAGCGGTTATTACATCAATTCGATTCTGGCTAATCAAGAAGCGCTGACCGACGGCTATGACGAAGCGTTGCTGCTGGATACTGACGGTTATGTCTCTGAAGGATCAGGCGAAAACGTATTTATCGTCAAGAATGGCAAAATTTACACGCCAGACTTAGCTTCTTGTCTGGATGGCATTACGCGCGACGCCGTATTGACGATGGCGCGCGACAACGGTATCGAAGTAATCGAAAAACGCATCACCCGCGATGAAGTCTATTGCTGCGACGAAGCCTTCTTCACCGGCACCGCTGCCGAAATTACCCCGATCCGTGAGTTGGACAATCGCACTATCGGCGAAGGCAAACGCGGCCCGATCACAGAAAAAATCCAAAGCCTGTTTTTTCAAGTAGTCGCGGGTAAATCATCCAAGTATCAGGAATGGCTGACGGTGGTATAA
- a CDS encoding zinc-finger domain-containing protein, translating to MSTATSATNPQAAVELDGKDLPAHCPNPLMPIWSSHPRVFLDLTKTGHAKCPYCGTEYCMKPGAVIKAH from the coding sequence ATGAGTACAGCAACAAGCGCAACAAACCCGCAAGCCGCAGTCGAACTGGATGGCAAAGATTTGCCAGCGCATTGCCCTAACCCACTGATGCCAATATGGTCGTCACATCCACGGGTATTTCTGGACCTGACAAAAACCGGCCACGCCAAATGTCCCTATTGCGGCACAGAATATTGTATGAAGCCGGGCGCAGTGATCAAGGCCCACTGA
- a CDS encoding nuclear transport factor 2 family protein: MPRAKLMHGSADDTETAFYDALGRADIEAMMALWADDEEIVCVHPGAPRLVGHAAIRGAYESLFERGGVHIRTRQVHVSRNMSTSIHNLVEDVNRSGDLGQEMHILTTNAYLKTPKGWRIVLHHASIAPGQAPEDILATSLLH; encoded by the coding sequence ATGCCACGCGCAAAATTAATGCACGGCTCAGCCGATGATACTGAAACCGCTTTTTACGACGCGCTTGGCCGTGCCGATATCGAAGCCATGATGGCGTTATGGGCTGACGACGAAGAGATCGTCTGCGTCCATCCCGGCGCGCCGCGTCTGGTCGGTCACGCTGCAATTCGGGGCGCTTACGAAAGCCTGTTTGAGCGTGGCGGCGTACATATCCGTACCCGGCAAGTACATGTCTCACGCAATATGTCGACCAGCATTCACAATCTGGTGGAAGACGTTAATCGCAGCGGCGATCTGGGTCAGGAGATGCATATCCTGACAACCAACGCTTACCTGAAAACGCCTAAAGGCTGGCGCATCGTATTGCACCATGCGTCGATTGCTCCCGGTCAGGCACCGGAAGATATTCTGGCCACAAGCTTGCTGCACTGA
- a CDS encoding YheT family hydrolase, producing MASVLPHQPYIAPLWLPGGHLQTIYPSTCIVKPAVAYRRERWDTPDGDFIDIDFVDGQPGKPMVVMFHGLEGSSDSHYSRALMAYAASLGWSGAAPHFRGCSGEINLAPRFYHSGDTLEVDWILRRLAASRGQKQFSKLFATGVSLGGNALLCWLGESQQQARIVDAACAISAPLDLAGGGIALSRGFNKIYTRVFLRTMKTKSLDKLAQFPHLFDRERMLSARDLHAFDNVVTAPLHGYRNTEDYWDRASAKHVLSDIVVPTLVLNAKNDPFLPPRHLPHSAAACVTLEYPEQGGHVGFPVGSPPGRVDWLPQHIVQFLLAA from the coding sequence ATGGCCTCCGTCCTCCCCCATCAGCCTTACATCGCTCCGCTATGGTTACCGGGCGGTCATTTGCAAACTATTTATCCCTCGACTTGCATCGTCAAACCAGCCGTTGCCTATCGACGCGAGCGCTGGGATACGCCGGATGGCGATTTCATTGATATCGACTTCGTCGACGGCCAGCCGGGCAAGCCAATGGTGGTCATGTTTCACGGTCTGGAAGGTTCATCCGACAGCCATTATTCCCGCGCACTGATGGCGTATGCGGCCTCGCTGGGCTGGTCCGGTGCCGCGCCGCATTTTCGGGGTTGCTCTGGTGAAATCAATCTTGCACCGCGCTTTTATCATTCTGGCGACACGTTAGAGGTCGATTGGATTTTGCGTCGTTTAGCGGCCTCACGGGGACAAAAACAATTCAGCAAATTGTTTGCCACAGGTGTCTCGCTCGGCGGTAATGCGTTACTGTGCTGGCTGGGCGAATCACAACAACAGGCCCGCATCGTGGATGCTGCATGCGCCATCTCGGCACCGCTTGATCTGGCAGGTGGTGGCATCGCTTTATCGCGTGGCTTTAATAAGATTTATACACGGGTTTTCTTGCGCACCATGAAAACCAAATCGCTCGATAAACTGGCGCAATTTCCCCACTTGTTTGACCGTGAACGGATGCTCAGTGCCCGCGATTTACACGCTTTCGACAATGTCGTGACCGCGCCCTTGCATGGCTATCGCAATACCGAAGATTATTGGGATCGGGCCAGCGCCAAACATGTCTTGAGCGATATTGTTGTGCCGACGTTAGTGCTCAATGCCAAGAATGACCCGTTTCTGCCGCCGCGCCATTTACCGCACAGCGCCGCGGCCTGCGTCACGCTGGAATATCCCGAACAGGGCGGCCACGTCGGCTTTCCCGTCGGTTCCCCGCCAGGCCGCGTGGACTGGTTGCCGCAACATATCGTGCAATTTTTATTAGCCGCCTAA